From the genome of Streptomyces sp. V1I1, one region includes:
- a CDS encoding DeoR/GlpR family DNA-binding transcription regulator: MFAAERRQLILEMVRANGAVSLRELARVVQTSEVTVRRDVRALEAEGLLDRRHGGAVLPGGFTRESGFPQKSLSATAEKTAIADLAASLVEEGEAIVVGAGTTTQELARRLARVPGLTVVTNSLLVAQALAHANRVEVVMTGGTLRGSNYALVGSGAEQSLQGLRVSRAFLSGSGLTAERGLSTSNMLSASVDRALVQAAAEVVVLADHTKLGTDTMFQTVPTDVITRLVTDEPPTHDDRAATELQALADQGVQIAVAGSGAGAAGGDGVPTGRQPRRDVPLPGQRRTRGGAPLRAAAGSLTPDQPPAERAARVADLRRR; this comes from the coding sequence GTGTTCGCTGCAGAACGTCGCCAATTGATCCTCGAAATGGTGCGTGCCAACGGGGCCGTGTCGCTCCGTGAGCTCGCCCGCGTCGTCCAGACCTCCGAAGTGACCGTACGGCGGGACGTGCGGGCGCTGGAGGCAGAAGGACTCCTCGACCGCCGGCACGGCGGTGCGGTACTGCCGGGCGGTTTTACGCGTGAGTCCGGCTTTCCGCAGAAATCCTTGTCCGCGACCGCGGAGAAGACCGCCATCGCCGATCTTGCCGCGAGTCTCGTCGAAGAGGGCGAGGCCATCGTGGTCGGCGCGGGGACGACGACGCAGGAGCTGGCCCGCCGGCTTGCGCGCGTCCCCGGGCTGACCGTCGTCACCAACTCCCTGCTGGTGGCTCAGGCGCTGGCGCATGCCAACCGGGTCGAAGTCGTCATGACCGGGGGGACGTTGCGCGGCTCCAACTATGCGCTGGTGGGCAGCGGCGCGGAGCAGTCCCTTCAGGGACTGCGGGTGTCCCGTGCCTTCCTCTCCGGGAGCGGACTGACCGCGGAGCGCGGCCTGTCCACGTCCAACATGCTCTCGGCGAGCGTCGACCGGGCGCTGGTTCAGGCCGCCGCGGAGGTGGTGGTCCTCGCGGACCACACCAAGCTGGGCACCGACACGATGTTCCAGACGGTGCCCACGGACGTGATCACGCGGCTTGTCACCGATGAGCCGCCGACGCACGACGACCGCGCGGCGACGGAGCTCCAGGCGCTGGCGGACCAGGGGGTCCAGATCGCGGTGGCCGGATCGGGTGCGGGAGCCGCGGGCGGTGACGGCGTCCCGACGGGGCGCCAGCCCCGCCGGGACGTCCCTCTCCCGGGTCAGCGCCGCACCCGCGGGGGCGCCCCTCTGCGCGCGGCGGCGGGATCCCTGACGCCGGACCAGCCCCCAGCGGAACGCGCAGCAAGGGTGGCGGACCTCCGCCGCCGCTGA
- a CDS encoding MFS transporter, protein MSEAGLTDTAPAPPPTRSRHRPALALTLILTCQMMLMLDATVVNIALPDIGEELGFSSAGLSWVLNAYTLAFGGLLLIGGRIGDLIGRRRALLIGVLAFTAASLVGGLVDSAGWLLFARAAQGAAAALTAPSTLALVATTFGQGRERDRALSLFTSMAAAGSAIGMILGGILTEAGSWRWTLFINVPVGLAVAALVPLGIAETARRRARFDLAGALTGTGGVTALVYAFIRAADHGWSDPQVGWAFVVAAVLLPVFLLIERRVRQPVVPLELFAVRNRVIAFAGMLLVPAAMFGVFYFDTQYFQFVRDYSPLRAGAAFLPLAAGTFAASTFAGKLLARHGLKKVAGTGLALAIAGVLWQSTLSTGSGYWTTLFVPLAVNGFGVGLVFMPLSVLILSGIRPDQAGAASGLMQTMQQVGGALGLSALVTVYGSAVRGAGSLGPHAMTEGFSAGLLAAAVFMAIALALLLLSRTPADGS, encoded by the coding sequence ATGTCCGAAGCCGGGCTCACCGACACCGCTCCCGCGCCGCCGCCCACCCGGTCCCGCCACCGGCCCGCCCTCGCCCTCACGCTCATCCTGACCTGCCAGATGATGCTGATGCTCGACGCGACCGTCGTGAACATCGCCCTCCCCGACATCGGCGAGGAGCTCGGCTTCAGCTCCGCCGGCCTGTCCTGGGTGCTCAACGCCTACACCCTCGCCTTCGGCGGCCTCCTCCTCATCGGCGGCCGGATCGGCGACCTCATCGGCCGCCGCCGCGCCCTCCTCATCGGCGTGCTCGCCTTCACCGCCGCCTCCCTCGTCGGCGGCCTCGTCGACAGCGCCGGCTGGCTGCTCTTCGCCCGCGCCGCCCAGGGCGCCGCCGCCGCACTCACCGCGCCATCCACCCTCGCCCTCGTCGCCACCACCTTCGGCCAGGGACGGGAACGCGACCGCGCGCTCAGCCTGTTCACCTCCATGGCCGCCGCCGGCTCCGCGATCGGCATGATCCTCGGCGGCATCCTCACCGAGGCCGGCTCCTGGCGCTGGACGCTCTTCATCAATGTGCCCGTCGGCCTCGCCGTCGCCGCCCTGGTCCCGCTCGGCATCGCCGAGACCGCACGCCGCCGGGCCCGTTTCGACCTCGCCGGCGCGCTCACCGGCACCGGCGGCGTGACCGCCCTCGTCTACGCCTTCATCCGCGCCGCCGACCACGGCTGGAGCGATCCCCAGGTCGGCTGGGCGTTCGTCGTCGCCGCCGTACTGCTGCCGGTCTTCCTGCTCATCGAGCGCCGGGTCCGGCAGCCCGTCGTACCGCTCGAACTCTTCGCCGTACGCAACCGGGTTATCGCCTTCGCCGGGATGCTGCTGGTGCCCGCCGCGATGTTCGGCGTCTTCTACTTCGACACCCAGTACTTCCAATTCGTACGCGACTACAGCCCGTTGCGCGCCGGAGCCGCCTTCCTGCCGCTCGCCGCCGGCACCTTCGCCGCCTCCACCTTCGCCGGGAAGCTGCTCGCCCGCCACGGCCTGAAGAAAGTCGCGGGGACGGGACTCGCCCTCGCGATCGCCGGCGTGCTGTGGCAGTCCACGCTCTCCACCGGCAGCGGTTACTGGACCACCCTCTTCGTCCCGCTCGCCGTGAACGGCTTCGGCGTCGGACTCGTCTTCATGCCGCTCAGCGTCCTCATCCTCAGCGGTATCCGCCCCGACCAGGCGGGCGCGGCCTCCGGTCTGATGCAGACCATGCAGCAGGTCGGCGGCGCGCTCGGCCTCTCGGCGCTGGTGACGGTGTACGGGAGCGCCGTGCGCGGCGCGGGCAGCTTGGGGCCCCACGCCATGACTGAGGGCTTCTCCGCGGGGCTGCTGGCGGCCGCGGTCTTCATGGCGATCGCGCTCGCCCTGCTGCTGCTGTCCCGCACACCCGCCGACGGATCATGA
- a CDS encoding biotin carboxylase N-terminal domain-containing protein, translating into MRKVLIANRGEIAVRVARACRDAGIGSVAVYADPDRDALHVRAADEAFALGGDTPAASYLDMAKVLQAAKDSGADAIHPGYGFLSENADFAQAVIDAGLTWIGPPPQAIRDLGDKVAARHIAQRAGAPLVAGTPDPVSGADEVVTFAEEHGLPIAIKAAFGGGGRGLKVARTLEEVPELYDSAVREAIAAFGRGECFVERYLDKPRHVETQCLADSHGNVVVVSTRDCSLQRRHQKLVEEAPAPFLSEAQNAELYAASKAILKEAGYVGAGTVEFLVGTDGTISFLEVNTRLQVEHPVTEEVTGIDLVREMFRIADGEELGYDDPAVRGHSFEFRINGEDPGRGFLPAPGTVTTFAPPSGPGVRLDAGVESGSVIGPAWDSLLAKLIVTGASREQALQRAARALAEFNVEGMATAIPFHRAVVTDPAFTASPFRVHTRWIETEFVNDIKPFVAPAETDTDEEPGRETVIVEVGGKRLEVSLPSSLGMSLARTGLAAGAKPKRRAAKKSASAASGDTLASPMQGTIVKIAVEEGQEVNEGDLVVVLEAMKMEQPLNAHRSGTIKGLSAEVGASISSGATICEIKD; encoded by the coding sequence GTGCGCAAGGTGCTCATCGCCAACCGTGGCGAAATCGCTGTCCGTGTTGCCCGTGCATGCCGGGACGCCGGGATCGGGAGCGTAGCCGTCTACGCCGATCCGGACCGGGACGCTCTGCATGTCCGCGCGGCCGACGAAGCGTTCGCCCTGGGCGGTGACACCCCGGCCGCCAGCTATCTGGACATGGCCAAGGTGCTCCAGGCGGCGAAGGATTCGGGTGCCGACGCCATTCACCCCGGCTACGGATTCCTCTCCGAGAACGCCGACTTCGCCCAGGCCGTCATCGACGCGGGTCTGACCTGGATCGGCCCACCGCCGCAGGCGATCCGCGATCTGGGCGACAAGGTCGCCGCCCGTCATATCGCGCAGCGCGCCGGCGCCCCGCTGGTCGCCGGTACACCCGACCCGGTCTCCGGCGCCGACGAGGTCGTCACCTTCGCCGAGGAGCACGGGCTGCCGATCGCGATCAAGGCGGCGTTCGGCGGTGGCGGCCGCGGTCTGAAGGTCGCCCGCACCCTCGAAGAGGTGCCGGAGCTGTACGACTCCGCCGTGCGCGAGGCGATCGCCGCCTTCGGCCGCGGCGAGTGCTTCGTCGAGCGGTACCTGGACAAGCCGCGGCACGTGGAGACCCAGTGCCTGGCCGACTCCCACGGCAACGTCGTCGTCGTTTCGACCCGTGACTGCTCGCTGCAGCGCCGCCACCAGAAGCTGGTGGAGGAGGCCCCGGCGCCGTTCCTGTCCGAGGCGCAGAACGCCGAGCTGTACGCCGCGTCCAAGGCCATCCTGAAGGAAGCCGGCTACGTCGGCGCGGGCACCGTCGAGTTCCTCGTCGGCACCGACGGCACCATCTCCTTCCTGGAGGTCAACACCCGGCTCCAGGTCGAGCACCCGGTCACCGAAGAGGTCACCGGCATCGACCTGGTCCGCGAGATGTTCCGGATCGCGGACGGCGAGGAGCTCGGCTACGACGACCCCGCGGTGCGCGGGCACTCGTTCGAGTTCCGCATCAACGGTGAGGACCCGGGCCGGGGCTTCCTGCCCGCCCCCGGCACCGTCACCACCTTCGCGCCGCCGTCCGGCCCCGGCGTCCGCCTCGACGCGGGCGTCGAGTCCGGCAGCGTCATCGGCCCGGCCTGGGACTCCCTGCTGGCCAAGCTGATCGTCACCGGCGCCAGCCGTGAGCAGGCGCTGCAGCGCGCGGCGCGTGCGCTGGCGGAGTTCAACGTCGAGGGCATGGCCACCGCCATCCCCTTCCACCGCGCGGTCGTCACCGACCCGGCGTTCACCGCCAGCCCGTTCCGCGTGCACACCCGGTGGATCGAGACGGAGTTCGTCAACGACATCAAGCCGTTCGTCGCTCCGGCAGAGACGGACACGGACGAGGAGCCGGGCCGCGAGACGGTCATCGTCGAGGTCGGCGGCAAGCGCCTGGAGGTCTCGCTGCCCTCCTCACTCGGCATGTCGCTCGCCCGTACCGGCCTGGCCGCCGGTGCCAAGCCCAAGCGGCGCGCCGCGAAGAAGTCCGCGTCGGCGGCCTCCGGCGACACCCTCGCGTCCCCGATGCAGGGCACGATCGTCAAGATCGCGGTCGAGGAGGGCCAGGAGGTCAATGAGGGCGACCTCGTCGTCGTACTCGAAGCGATGAAGATGGAGCAGCCGCTCAACGCGCACCGCTCCGGCACCATCAAGGGCCTGTCGGCCGAGGTCGGCGCGTCCATCTCGTCAGGCGCGACGATCTGCGAGATCAAGGACTGA
- a CDS encoding TetR/AcrR family transcriptional regulator, translating into MATSTTSTGSTAPGSARPMRADARRNYERLLAEARTVFAEHGTDASLEEIARRSGVGIGTLYRHFPNRHAMMSAVFQDALTSLLQRSRELAGAEQPCAALVEWLRAIITHAGEYRGLARALMSASHDESSALSECSVPMREAGERLLVRAQESGAVRADVSIGDLMQLTNAIALAAEQDPGDPELADRLLMLTLRGLKGEADG; encoded by the coding sequence ATGGCGACGAGCACGACGAGTACGGGGAGTACGGCGCCGGGTTCGGCACGGCCGATGCGAGCCGACGCGCGCCGCAACTACGAACGACTGCTGGCCGAAGCCCGTACCGTCTTCGCCGAGCACGGAACCGATGCGTCGCTCGAGGAGATCGCACGCCGCTCGGGCGTGGGTATCGGCACGCTGTACCGGCACTTCCCCAACCGCCACGCGATGATGAGCGCGGTCTTCCAGGACGCGCTGACCTCACTGCTGCAGCGCTCCCGCGAGCTCGCCGGGGCGGAGCAGCCGTGCGCAGCTCTGGTGGAGTGGCTGCGCGCCATCATCACTCATGCGGGTGAGTACCGCGGCCTGGCGCGGGCGCTCATGTCGGCCTCGCACGACGAGAGTTCGGCGCTGTCGGAGTGCAGCGTGCCGATGCGCGAGGCGGGCGAACGGCTGCTGGTGCGGGCGCAGGAGAGCGGCGCGGTGCGGGCGGATGTGTCGATCGGGGACCTGATGCAGCTGACGAACGCGATCGCGCTGGCGGCGGAACAGGACCCGGGGGACCCGGAGTTGGCGGACCGGCTGCTGATGCTGACGCTGCGGGGGCTGAAGGGGGAGGCGGACGGCTGA